The genome window CGGCCTTGAACGTGCCGCCGTGGTTGGCGACGTAGAAGCCGTATTCCACAAAGTAGGGGGCGAAACTGATCATTTCCTCGCCGGGATTGAGCACGGCGCGCAAAAAAGCGTTCAGCCCGCCCGCCGCGCCGCAGCTCAGCAGCACGTCGTCGGCCGTGAGCTTGACGCCCTGTTCGGTGCTGAGGTGTGCGGCCAGTTTTTCGCGCAGCCAGGGAAAGCCGCCGTTGGGCATGTAGCCGAAGGCGAAGGGTTCGCCCGCGTGTTCGGCGAAATCGCGCAGCCCTTCGGCCACGGCGGGCGGCGCGGGCAGGTCGGGATTGCCCAGGCTGAAGTCATAGACGTTCTCCGCGCCGAAGCGCGCCTTGAGCTGGCCGCCCGCCTCGAACATGCGGCGGATCCATGAAGCGTTGCCCAGGTATCCGGTTACGCTGTCGGCAAGAATTGACATAAACGACTCCTGATGGTTGTTGTCTTCGCCATGACTATTGGTTATAGCTTTGTCGAGCTAGAGAATGCAATCTCCACTGGAGGCTCTGAATGCGTCTGAATGTCTTCGCAAAAACGGCGCGGCTTTTTATGCCCGCGCTTTTCGCCGCCCTGCTGCTGCCCGCCTGCGCCGCCAAAGAGGTCGAGGAAGAGCAGGGCATGTCCATTGCCGTCACCCTGCGCGACGTGCATCGCTGTTCGCGCATCTCTCCTGAAATTCTCGTCACCGACATGCCCGCCGGCACGGAGTCTTTTGACGTGCGCCTGGTGGAGTACGGCGACGAGGAGCGTTTCTTCGGCGGCGGCACCTGGGCCAACGACGGTTCGGGCGTCATCCCCGAGGGCGGCCTGACCCGCCATTACCGCGGCCCCTGCCCCCCGGCGGGCGAGAGCCGGGACTACGCCTTTGTCGTTTCGGCCATGAGCAAGGACAATATCCAGCCCCTGGCCGTGCGGCTCTATCGTTTTACTCAGGAATAAACGCCGCGTCCATGCCTTTCGCAACAAGGAGCCCCGCCCGGTCCATAACCGTGCGGGGCTTTTGCTTTGCGTAACTTTCCAGGCCGGTTCGCGGAATATTACGGGATTGCCGGCCATGGTCAGACCGCCCGGCAACGTAGAGCAGATTAATGTTATATTCAAATTTGAAGACGCCCACTTTGGCGCGTACCAGCGCAAATAACCTGCGCTTACGCCTTTGTGGCGGGCGTCTGCTCTCACAGCCGCCGGAGCAAGGTTAAGATAAACCTGTTCTAATTATTCTTCTTCCTTGAGTTCCGGCGGCACGGCCACGGCAGTGGTGATGATCCGCCGCCGCGCGGGAGCCGCCGTTGTCTTTTCGTTCCCGGCCGGTTTTTTGGCCGCCGGTTCGGGCAGGGCGTTGTACAGGGTCCAGAAGGCCGGGAACAGGCCGGTCATAATGCCGGGGTTGCCCAGGCGGAAACCCTGGTTGCGCGTGTCGCGCGCGCAGGCGGCCAGGGCCAGGGCCAGAGCCCAGACCGGGGAGGGGGCGTTCCAGGCCTGCGCGGCATTTTGCTGGAGGGTCGCTTGTTCTGTTTTGCACAAGCGGCCTTCAGCAGTCCGCTCCAGACCCACAGTGTGAAGAAAACTGGTCACTTCGCTCATGTCTGCGCCCGGCAGTTCGGGCAGGCTTGCCTCACCGCCGCGCAAGGCCGCGCAGGCGGCCAGAGCCACAGGCAGAGGAGCCCAATCTGTGGGCAGTCCGGCCAGAAGCCCGGCGGGCAGGGCAGCCAGCGAAGCGCGTTTCAGAGGCGCGGCGGCATGGGCGCATACCGTGCCTTCCGGCCTGCCCTCGCCGGGCTGTTCGCGGCGCAGATCCAGGCCCAGCGCCTGGAGCAGTTCCCAGGCGGCCTGGGCTCCCGGCCATTGCGGCCAGCCGCCGTCCAGACGGGTCTCGCCGGAAAGAACCAGGGGCAGGGCCAGCAGAAAGACGGCCAGTTCCGGCTCCAGAGGCAGCCGGGGCCGAGCGGGCAGGCGGAGGGGACCGGGCGCGACCCGCACGCGGCCCTCCGTCACGCTGATATCCGCGTCCGCGGCGCGCAGAATGGGCAGCACACGGGCCAAAATCAGCTGCTGTTGCGGGTGGGCGGCCAGATCCAGCGTCAGGGCGCGTTCATAAAAGGGTGCGGCCAGCAGAATGCCTTCGGCCAGTTCCGCCGGCACGTCGGCGGGCAGGGCCGCCGCGTCCGGCAGAATCCCGGAGCATTCCAGACGCGCGGGCAGGCCGTCGCTTTTGGGCACCACATGCACGAGCCGCGCGCCCAGATTGGGCAGAAAACGCCGGACGGCGGAGAAATCCGCCAGTTTGAGGCTTGTTTCGCCGGTGAACTTGGCCCGTGAGGGGCGGCCCAGATAATGGCCCAGAAGCAGGAAGAAATTCCAGGCGCTGTCGCCCACGTGCAGCACCTTGTCCGGCGCGCCTACGGGCGCCGTCTCGCGGGCGGTGACGCCGTCCTCTTCGCGGTTAAGACCCGCGCCGAGCTGGTTGAGCGCCTTCACGCAGTCCACGATGGGGTCGTTCATCAGGCAGGGCTCAATGCGCAACGCCTGGCCCGAAGCCGCGGCCAGCATGAGCCAGGCGCGCGTGGCCCGACAGGCCAGGGGCGCGGACATGGCCAGGCGCACGGGCCTGAGGGCCGGGGCCAGGTTGAAGGCCGGGCGGCGTTCCGCTCCGGCGGCCTGCCCGTCCTCGCCGCCTTCGCCTTCCTCGCGCTGGGCGCTGGGACGGGGCAGAAATTCCACTTCCTGCATCAATGAAAAAAAGCGGCCCGAGAGGCGGGCGTCGCGGCTCACGCGGGAGACGGCGGCCTCCCAGGATTCGCGCAGGGCCTTTTCCTCGGCCGGTTCCAGGAAGCCCTTGCTGTTGTGCATGCGCGCCAAAAGATTATGGCGGCGCAGCAACAGGCGCAGGATATCGCGGTCAATGTCGCTGACCACCTCCCGCAAAGGGCGGCGGGGGCGGGTGTCGTGGGATTGCTCGGTCATGCTCTGTCCTCTGCGGGAAATGCGTGCGGCGGGTTTTTGTCTGCGCAAGCCTGTTAGCCCGAAACGCGCCCGCTGGCAAGCGGCGGGGGGCCGCCCGGCGGCGTTCACGCGCGTGTTTTTGCCGCCGAACCGGGAAAAAAATGACGGGGGGCTTTACGCGGCCTCTTTTTCCGAATATGCTCCAGGCATTGGAAATCCAAGCTTTCCGGGAGACGGGCTTGTAAAGAACCCGCGAAATTTTGCAAAAGGGGCTTGACGCAAACCGCACTCGCTTGTTACTAAATGCGCAAGCCATGCGCCCCCACTATTTTTCGAGGCGCGCGACTAATCTGGCGTGCCGGCAAGGGGCGCGCACGCCTCGCCGAGGGCTTGGCGGAATGTTTTTAACACTTTAAGAGTTGGAGGATACGTATGCCGACGTTTGTCGATCCGTCCAAATGCGACGGCTGCAAGGGTGGCGAAAAGACGGCCTGCATGTACATTTGCCCCAACGACCTGATGATCCTCGATCCCGAGGAAATGAAGGCCTACAACCAGGAACCCGACGCTTGCTGGGAATGCTATTCCTGCGTGAAAATCTGCCCGCAGGGCGCCATTACGGCCCGTCCCTACGCGGACTTCGCGCCCATGGGCGGCACCTGTATCCCCATGCGTTCGGCCGACTCCATCATGTGGACGGTCAAGTTCCGCAACGGCAGCGTGAAACGCTTCAAGTTCCCCATTCGCACCACGCCTGAAGGCTCCATCAAGCCCTTCGAAGGCCATCCCGAAGGCGCCAACCTGGAAGATGAACTGCTGTTCACCGAACAGGCTCTGGCCACTCCGAAGGAAGTCCTGGGCAAGAAGTTCGACGTGTCCGAAGCCGACAAGGTCTTCACCTGCATGGAACACGGTCGTTAAGCCGCTTCAACCGCTAGTGCGATAAGGAGAAACGATTATGCCGATGATTCCCGTTAAGGAAGCGAACAAGGGCGTAGCCATCAGCGAACCCGAAGTGAAAGAACATGCGGTTGACCTGCTCATC of Desulfovibrio porci contains these proteins:
- a CDS encoding 3-phosphoshikimate 1-carboxyvinyltransferase translates to MTEQSHDTRPRRPLREVVSDIDRDILRLLLRRHNLLARMHNSKGFLEPAEEKALRESWEAAVSRVSRDARLSGRFFSLMQEVEFLPRPSAQREEGEGGEDGQAAGAERRPAFNLAPALRPVRLAMSAPLACRATRAWLMLAAASGQALRIEPCLMNDPIVDCVKALNQLGAGLNREEDGVTARETAPVGAPDKVLHVGDSAWNFFLLLGHYLGRPSRAKFTGETSLKLADFSAVRRFLPNLGARLVHVVPKSDGLPARLECSGILPDAAALPADVPAELAEGILLAAPFYERALTLDLAAHPQQQLILARVLPILRAADADISVTEGRVRVAPGPLRLPARPRLPLEPELAVFLLALPLVLSGETRLDGGWPQWPGAQAAWELLQALGLDLRREQPGEGRPEGTVCAHAAAPLKRASLAALPAGLLAGLPTDWAPLPVALAACAALRGGEASLPELPGADMSEVTSFLHTVGLERTAEGRLCKTEQATLQQNAAQAWNAPSPVWALALALAACARDTRNQGFRLGNPGIMTGLFPAFWTLYNALPEPAAKKPAGNEKTTAAPARRRIITTAVAVPPELKEEE
- the aprB gene encoding adenylyl-sulfate reductase subunit beta translates to MPTFVDPSKCDGCKGGEKTACMYICPNDLMILDPEEMKAYNQEPDACWECYSCVKICPQGAITARPYADFAPMGGTCIPMRSADSIMWTVKFRNGSVKRFKFPIRTTPEGSIKPFEGHPEGANLEDELLFTEQALATPKEVLGKKFDVSEADKVFTCMEHGR
- a CDS encoding YbhB/YbcL family Raf kinase inhibitor-like protein, yielding MRLNVFAKTARLFMPALFAALLLPACAAKEVEEEQGMSIAVTLRDVHRCSRISPEILVTDMPAGTESFDVRLVEYGDEERFFGGGTWANDGSGVIPEGGLTRHYRGPCPPAGESRDYAFVVSAMSKDNIQPLAVRLYRFTQE